The Metabacillus schmidteae nucleotide sequence CATTGACCAATGAACCAGTTTTTTTGTAAACTTAAATAAGTTTTCACAAAAAAAGTTAAGGTGATTATAATGAAAATTTATATAAAAGGTATTGAAGATGAACGTTTCCATCGGCCACTCACATTAATAGGTAATTTGTTTTTTGAAGAAACAGAACTCTGCTTTACAGAAGACGATCATTTTCTAGAAGCAGAGTTTTTTATTGAAGAAGAAACTGAAAAAATCTCGATTAAAGGGACATTGCTCTCTGAAGATGGAAAGCAATTTTCAGCAAGTAAGGAAAGGGAAATACCTTCACATTTCGTAGGAAAAGATCGACTTAGACATGTAAAAAATACCCTTTCCTATGTTTATTTAACACTTCTTCAAGACTACACTGGCATGATTCAAAAATGGGGAATCCTGACAGGTATTCGTCCAACAAAGCTTTATCATAAAAAGAGACAAGAAGGTATGAAGACATCGGAAATTCATAAAATGTTTAAAGAAGAATATCTATTGTCTGATGAAAAAATTAACCTGATGCAGCAAATCGTAGAGCGTCAACTTGAGGTAGTACCTGATCTTGATCGTCTGGCAAATGAAGTTAGTATTTATATTGGCATTCCGTTTTGTCCAACGAAGTGTGCGTACTGTACATTTCCGGCCTATGCAATCAACGGAAGGCAGGGATCTGTTACATCGTTTTTAGGTGGACTTCACCATGAGATGAAAGCAATAGGTCAGTGGTTAAAAGACAATGATATTAAAATAACAACGGTATATTATGGAGGCGGCACTCCAACAAGTATTACGGCAGAAGAAATGGATATGCTTTATGAGGAAATGGTTGAATCATTTCCAGATGTGAAAAATATCCGTGAAATTACGGTTGAAGCCGGTAGACCTGATACGATTACCGAAGAAAAGCTCAATGTTCTAAATAAATGGAAAATTGATCGTATTAGTATTAATCCACAATCATATACTCAGGCAACACTTAAAGCGATCGGGCGTCATCATACAGTGGAAGAAACAATTGAGAAATTCCATTTGGCACGTCGTATGGGCATGAACAATATTAATATGGATTTAATTATCGGGTTACCTGGTGAGGGAGTAGAAGAATTTGATTATTCTCTTTCTGAATCAGCAAAACTAATGCCGGAATCTTTAACTGTTCACACACTTTCATTTAAACGTGCCTCAGAAATGACACAAAACAAGCATAAATACAAGGTAGCAAGTCGTGAAGAAATCACAACGATGATGGATCATGCTGTTTCATGGACGAAGGACCATGGCTATGCTCCTTATTATTTATACCGCCAAAAAAATATTTTAGGAAACTTAGAAAATGTGGGTTATGCGCTTAAAGGTCAGGATAGC carries:
- a CDS encoding coproporphyrinogen III oxidase, which gives rise to MKIYIKGIEDERFHRPLTLIGNLFFEETELCFTEDDHFLEAEFFIEEETEKISIKGTLLSEDGKQFSASKEREIPSHFVGKDRLRHVKNTLSYVYLTLLQDYTGMIQKWGILTGIRPTKLYHKKRQEGMKTSEIHKMFKEEYLLSDEKINLMQQIVERQLEVVPDLDRLANEVSIYIGIPFCPTKCAYCTFPAYAINGRQGSVTSFLGGLHHEMKAIGQWLKDNDIKITTVYYGGGTPTSITAEEMDMLYEEMVESFPDVKNIREITVEAGRPDTITEEKLNVLNKWKIDRISINPQSYTQATLKAIGRHHTVEETIEKFHLARRMGMNNINMDLIIGLPGEGVEEFDYSLSESAKLMPESLTVHTLSFKRASEMTQNKHKYKVASREEITTMMDHAVSWTKDHGYAPYYLYRQKNILGNLENVGYALKGQDSIYNIMIMEEQQTIIGIGCGAASKFVDPTTRKITHFANPKDPKSYNDGFEHYTTEKIRILEELFSK